A genomic stretch from Theobroma cacao cultivar B97-61/B2 chromosome 4, Criollo_cocoa_genome_V2, whole genome shotgun sequence includes:
- the LOC18602815 gene encoding putative receptor-like protein kinase At3g47110: protein MEYLQFLLLLFSLFQTQFYSVMCQMGDLDSRTDKEALLSFKLHVSDPQNALSEWTQNSSHCNWYGVSCSSNGSRVESLQLGSLGLAGTLVPSLSNLTFLHTLNLSHNLFHGQFQLEFSRLSLLQHIDLRNNSINGTVPAILSDCHNLETLRLQGNSFSGNLPPELGNLQRLRILDISVNNLTDSLPPTFGNLSSLTFLAFARNKLVGEIPSELGRLRNLQQIQLSENHLTGQIPYSIFNITSLVFLSVTQNNLSGNLPNDIGQVLPNLKRLFLALNRFEGIIPASLSNASNIEFLDLSRNRFRGPIPLLGNMKKLIKLDLGANSLSSTTAQNFQFIDSLTNCTQLEYLMINSNRLSGEFPSVANLSSNIQHFCISDNLLTGSFPQGIEKFQDLISLSIEQNSFTGEIPRSIATLKNLQSFLVFQNMFSGEIPESFANFTQVSEILMGNNQFSGKIPTSLGNCQQLQTLDLSWNRLNGSIPEEVFMLSGLNYLILVHNVLGGPLPSEVGNLKQLQVLDVSENKLFGNLTSSISGCSSLLYLNMSRNNISGEIPDSLGKLVSLEVLDLSSNNLSGPIPQDLENLQFLKMLNLSFNHLEGEVPTGKVFLNVSTFSIEGNDALCSSDQEIAKNLELPQCNTRKSKRNHLLKILVSAAGAASFICLIFCFVWALMSRKKKKREKGSKSSLSLKGLPPMISYSGIRLATSNFATENLIGKGGFGSVYKGSFSTNENGANTNNTTLAVKVLDLQQSKAIQSFLAECEALRNVRHRNLVKIITSCSSVDHKGDEFKALVMEFMPNGNLEKWLYPEDEESGLCLTFLQRLNIAIDVASAIDYLHNDCEPTVVHCDLKPANVLLDEDLAAHVGDFGLARFLSQNPSQGESSTMAVKGSIGYIAPEYGLGGKASISGDVYSFGILLLEMFIAKKPTDGMFIEGLSLNKFALAMERNQNFETADPRLFKYQGSLLQSAFKTYSSESSSSSNSESDWPRKYEECLAAVIRIALCCAAQSAKDRLSMRETLTKLHDIKKILLKLS from the exons ATGGAATACCTGCAGTTTCTGCTGCTGCTTTTCTCCTTATTCCAGACCCAATTTTACTCGGTTATGTGCCAGATGGGAGATTTGGATTCCAGAACTGACAAAGAAGCCTTGCTATCTTTCAAACTCCATGTCAGTGATCCTCAAAATGCACTCTCAGAGTGGACACAGAATTCTTCTCATTGCAACTGGTATGGTGTTTCTTGCAGCAGCAATGGATCCCGAGTAGAATCCCTCCAACTTGGTAGTCTTGGCCTTGCAGGCACTTTAGTCCCTTCCCTCTCAAATCTTACTTTCCTCCACACACTTAACCTTTCCCACAACTTATTTCATGGCCAATTTCAGCTGGAGTTTAGTAGGCTCTCACTTCTTCAGCACATTGACCTTAGAAACAATTCCATTAATGGAACTGTTCCTGCTATTCTTTCTGATTGCCATAATCTTGAAACACTTAGATTACAAGGGAACAGTTTTAGTGGTAACCTTCCACCTGAACTAGGCAATCTCCAAAGACTCAGAATCCTGGATATCTCTGTCAATAACCTCACTGATTCACTTCCTCCTACATTTGGAAACCTTTCCTCTTTAACTTTTCTTGCTTTTGCAAGAAACAAGTTAGTTGGTGAGATTCCAAGTGAGCTTGGTCGGCTTAGAAACCTTCAACAGATACAGCTTTCTGAAAATCATCTGACCGGCCAAATCCCTTATTCTATTTTCAACATCACTTCTTTAGTTTTCTTATCTGTAACGCAAAATAACCTTTCAGGAAATCTACCAAATGATATAGGTCAAGTTCTTCCAAATCTCAAGCGACTGTTTTTGGCACTAAACAGGTTTGAAGGAATTATACCTGCTTCTCTATCTAATGCTTCAAACATTGAATTCCTTGACCTGTCTAGAAATAGATTTCGTGGGCCAATTCCTCTGCTTGGCAACATGAAGAAACTTATCAAGCTGGACCTTGGTGcaaattctctctcttctACTACAGCTCAGAATTTTCAGTTTATTGATTCTCTTACAAACTGTACGCAGCTGGAATATCTGATGATTAATTCCAACAGACTTTCTGGTGAATTTCCCTCAGTCGCAAATCTGTCAAGCAATATCCAGCATTTTTGCATTTCTGACAATTTGTTGACTGGTAGCTTCCCTCAGGGGATTGAGAAGTTTCAAGATCTCATATCCCTTTCTATTGAGCAGAACTCTTTTACAGGTGAGATTCCAAGGAGTATAGCTacacttaaaaatttacagagCTTTTTGGTGTTCCAGAATATGTTCTCTGGAGAAATTCCAGAAAGCTTCGCTAATTTTACTCAAGTTTCTGAAATCCTAATGGGCAATAACCAGTTCTCTGGTAAAATTCCTACCAGCCTTGGAAACTGCCAGCAACTACAGACATTAGACCTGTCTTGGAATAGGCTCAATGGAAGCATACCGGAAGAGGTTTTCATGCTTTCGGGTTTAAACTACTTGATTCTGGTACATAACGTGCTTGGGGGTCCTCTCCCTAGTGAAGTTGGTAACTTAAAGCAACTTCAAGTGTTGGATGTTTCTGAAAACAAGCTGTTTGGAAATTTAACTTCGTCAATTAGTGGCTGTTCAAGTTTACTATATCTCAACATGTCGAGAAATAATATCAGTGGTGAAATTCCGGATTCGTTAGGAAAGTTAGTATCACTAGAGGTTTTGGATCTCTCTTCAAACAATCTTTCTGGACCAATTCCACAAGACTTGGAAAATCTTCAGTTTCTCAAGATGTTAAATTTGTCTTTCAATCATTTGGAAGGAGAAGTTCCAACAGGAAAAGTCTTCTTGAACGTCAGCACGTTTTCTATCGAGGGAAACGACGCGCTATGCAGCAGTGATCAAGAAATTGCAAAAAATTTGGAGCTCCCTCAATGTAATACAAGGAAAAGTAAGAGAAATCACCTGCTCAAAATTTTAGTTTCAGCTGCTGGAGCTGCTTCATTTATATGTTTGATTTTCTGCTTTGTATGGGCATTGATGTccagaaagaagaaaaagagggagaaaGGCAGTAAATCTTCACTTTCATTGAAGGGGTTGCCTCCCATGATATCTTACTCTGGTATCCGGCTTGCTACAAGCAATTTCGCAACTGAAAATCTGATTGGAAAGGGGGGTTTCGGATCGGTTTATAAAGGTTCATTCAGCACTAATGAAAACGGAGCGAACACCAACAATACTACCCTTGCTGTGAAGGTTCTTGACTTGCAACAAAGCAAAGCCATTCAAAGTTTTCTTGCTGAATGTGAGGCCTTGAGGAATGTTAGGCATCGAAACCTTGTGAAGATTATCACCTCATGCTCAAGCGTTGATCATAAAGGAGATGAATTCAAGGCATTGGTTATGGAGTTCATGCCCAATGGCAACCTGGAGAAGTGGTTGTATCCAGAAGATGAGGAATCTGGATTATGTTTGACCTTTCTGCAAAGACTTAATATTGCCATCGATGTAGCTTCTGCCATAGATTATTTGCACAATGACTGTGAACCAACCGTTGTGCACTGTGATCTGAAGCCTGCAAATGTCCTTTTGGATGAAGATTTGGCTGCTCATGTAGGGGATTTTGGATTGGCAAGGTTTCTGTCTCAAAATCCATCACAAGGGGAGAGTAGCACAATGGCAGTGAAAGGCTCAATTGGTTACATTGCGCCAG AGTATGGTCTAGGTGGCAAAGCTTCTATCAGTGGAGATGTGTATAGTTTTGGAATTCTTCTGCTTGAAATGTTCATAGCAAAGAAGCCAACTGATGGAATGTTTATAGAAGGATTAAGCCTCAATAAATTTGCATTAGCAATGGAACgcaatcaaaattttgagaCTGCCGATCCGAGGCTTTTTAAGTATCAAGGAAGTTTACTGCAAAGCGCATTCAAGACTTATTCTAGTGAAAgtagcagcagcagcaacagTGAAAGTGATTGGCCTCGCAAATATGAAGAATGTTTAGCAGCAGTGATAAGAATCGCATTATGTTGTGCAGCTCAATCAGCCAAAGATCGTTTATCCATGAGAGAAACCTTGACAAAGTTGCATgacattaagaaaattttactGAAGTTATCATGA